The following are encoded together in the Euzebyales bacterium genome:
- a CDS encoding PIN domain-containing protein encodes MALICDTGPLLAALDAVDPDHEACANLLTSATEDLVVPTLVLAELDYWCHTRLTGAAWIVFLDDVLEGVYRLESPTILDLERCKSLQAQYADLTLGVVDASIVALTERLHEPKVASLDHRHFATVRPTHVNALTLLP; translated from the coding sequence ATGGCACTCATTTGTGACACGGGTCCGTTGCTCGCAGCCCTCGATGCTGTCGACCCCGACCATGAGGCCTGCGCGAACCTGCTCACATCCGCAACCGAAGACCTCGTGGTACCCACGCTCGTGCTCGCCGAACTCGACTACTGGTGCCACACGCGACTCACCGGCGCCGCGTGGATCGTGTTTCTCGACGACGTGCTCGAAGGCGTCTACCGCCTCGAATCGCCCACCATCCTTGACCTCGAGCGCTGCAAGAGCCTCCAAGCGCAGTACGCCGACCTGACACTCGGCGTTGTTGATGCCAGCATCGTCGCACTGACCGAACGGCTTCACGAGCCAAAGGTCGCCAGCCTCGACCACCGACACTTCGCGACCGTCCGACCCACGCACGTCAACGCATTGACACTGCTGCCCTGA
- a CDS encoding aldehyde dehydrogenase family protein has translation MAELLIAGRWRAAADGATRQIRSPADTRQVVAEVSEGTAEDAAAAVAAARRAFEYGPWRHTPGPERAALLRRLADRLESEREQVARLESLDTGKRHVESCIDVDDVVAVFRHYASLAGADAGRVVDAGSPGVVSRVVHEPVGVCSLITPWNFPLLQASWKVAPALAAGNAFVLKPSELTPSTAIWLTRALADVGLPDGVANLVLGAGDRVGPTLTTAPEVDVVSFTGGLETGRAIMAAAAGTVKRVALELGGKNPNVVFADADLDAALDLALTAVFLDSGQVCSAGARLIIEDTVHDAFVDELVRRADAIRLGGPFDETAESGPLISEAHRAKVEAYVAAGVAEGAVLRVGGQRPQGVAFAHGWFYRPTVLDGCSTGMRCVQDESFGPVLTVETFTGGNADAQEDAAVALANDTIYGLAGAVWTSDAGRAERVAARLRHGTIWINDYHPYVPQAEWGGYKQSGVGRELGLAGLAEYRETKHIWHNTRPAPQGWFGGPAGSP, from the coding sequence ATGGCCGAGCTGCTGATCGCGGGCCGGTGGCGCGCCGCCGCCGACGGAGCGACCCGACAGATCCGGAGCCCCGCCGACACCCGGCAGGTCGTCGCGGAGGTCTCCGAGGGCACCGCGGAGGACGCCGCCGCGGCCGTCGCCGCCGCCCGGCGCGCCTTCGAATACGGTCCGTGGCGACACACCCCCGGACCCGAGCGTGCCGCGCTGCTGCGCAGGCTCGCCGACCGCCTGGAGTCCGAACGCGAACAGGTCGCGCGGCTGGAGTCGCTCGACACCGGCAAGCGGCACGTCGAGTCGTGCATCGACGTCGACGACGTCGTCGCCGTGTTCCGCCACTACGCATCGTTGGCTGGCGCTGACGCCGGGCGGGTGGTGGACGCGGGCAGCCCCGGCGTGGTCAGCCGGGTCGTGCACGAGCCGGTCGGAGTCTGCAGCTTGATCACCCCGTGGAACTTTCCGCTGCTGCAGGCGTCGTGGAAGGTCGCGCCCGCGCTGGCCGCGGGCAACGCGTTCGTGCTCAAGCCCAGCGAGCTGACACCGTCGACGGCGATCTGGCTCACCCGCGCGTTGGCCGACGTCGGGCTGCCCGACGGGGTCGCCAACCTTGTGCTCGGTGCCGGCGACCGCGTCGGCCCGACGCTGACCACGGCGCCCGAGGTCGACGTGGTCTCGTTCACGGGTGGTCTGGAGACCGGGCGAGCGATCATGGCCGCGGCCGCCGGCACCGTCAAACGCGTCGCGCTCGAGCTCGGCGGCAAGAACCCCAACGTGGTGTTCGCCGACGCCGACCTCGACGCCGCGCTCGACCTCGCGCTCACCGCCGTGTTCCTCGACTCCGGGCAGGTCTGTTCCGCCGGCGCCCGGCTGATCATCGAGGACACCGTGCATGACGCGTTCGTCGACGAGCTGGTGCGCCGCGCCGACGCGATCCGTCTCGGGGGCCCGTTCGACGAGACCGCCGAGAGTGGTCCGCTGATCAGCGAGGCGCACCGCGCCAAGGTCGAGGCGTATGTCGCGGCGGGTGTCGCCGAGGGCGCGGTGCTGCGCGTCGGTGGGCAGCGACCGCAGGGTGTGGCGTTCGCGCACGGCTGGTTCTACCGGCCGACCGTGCTCGACGGCTGCTCGACCGGCATGCGGTGCGTGCAGGACGAGTCGTTCGGGCCGGTGCTGACGGTCGAGACGTTCACCGGCGGCAACGCCGACGCGCAGGAGGACGCCGCCGTCGCGCTGGCCAACGACACGATCTACGGGCTGGCCGGCGCCGTGTGGACCAGTGACGCCGGCCGCGCCGAGCGCGTCGCCGCCCGCCTGCGGCACGGCACGATCTGGATCAACGACTACCACCCGTACGTGCCGCAGGCCGAGTGGGGCGGCTACAAGCAGAGCGGCGTCGGCCGCGAGCTGGGCCTGGCCGGGCTGGCGGAGTATCGCGAGACCAAGCACATCTGGCACAACACCCGCCCGGCGCCGCAGGGCTGGTTCGGCGGACCTGCGGGGTCGCCGTGA